A genomic stretch from Shewanella sediminis HAW-EB3 includes:
- a CDS encoding OadG family protein — protein sequence MDSISEQIIEALGIMLLGMGLVFVFLTVLILGIKLVAYKFAPQPIEHKAPAEKSDTASAQGVDPLMVAVITSAIHQYRAKA from the coding sequence ATGGATTCGATATCTGAACAAATTATTGAAGCACTTGGCATCATGCTTTTAGGGATGGGGCTGGTTTTCGTGTTTCTAACCGTGCTGATCTTAGGAATTAAGTTGGTGGCTTACAAATTTGCCCCACAGCCGATCGAACATAAAGCACCAGCTGAAAAGAGCGATACAGCTTCCGCACAGGGCGTCGATCCCCTGATGGTTGCGGTTATCACTTCAGCCATTCACCAATATCGTGCAAAAGCATAA
- the oadA gene encoding sodium-extruding oxaloacetate decarboxylase subunit alpha, with product MSKPLALTDVVLRDAHQSILATRLRTEDMLPIAPLLDKVGFWSLESWGGATFDSCIRYLGEDPWERLRELKKAMPNTPQQMLLRGQNLLGYRHYADDLVHKFVERAHINGVDVFRIFDAMNDVRNLETAVKSVIEVGAHAQGTISYTTSPVHTLETWTDMAKRLEDMGCHSLCIKDMAGLLKPYDAFDMISQIKSETDLIVSMQCHATTGLSSATYLKAIEAGIDVLDTAISPMSQTYGHSATETLVAMVEGTERATGYDMALLEEIAAYFRDVRKKYAQFEGELKGIDSRILRAQVPGGMLTNMESQLKEQGAADKLDQVLEEIPRVREDLGFLPLVTPTSQIVGTQAVINVLTGERYKSLTKETEGVLKGEYGATPAPVNATLQAKVLDGAEAITCRPADLLTSEFENLSAELLEKARSEGLTLAKELADDVLTYALFPQIGLKFIKNRNNPDMFEPKPGATAQAEVQASSATASGTDRGPETYTVNVQGQSFVVEVSPGGDINQITPSENVVPFVAPQASSAAVQAPAGEIKLEMNAPLSGNIFKVNVQTGDAVREGDVVIILEAMKMETEIRAQSDGVISKVWVKEGDSVSVGNQLIGIA from the coding sequence ATGAGCAAGCCACTTGCGTTAACTGATGTCGTCTTACGAGATGCACACCAATCAATCCTCGCCACTCGTCTTCGCACCGAGGATATGCTCCCCATTGCACCACTGTTGGACAAAGTCGGCTTCTGGTCTTTGGAGTCTTGGGGCGGGGCCACATTCGACTCCTGTATTCGCTACCTGGGTGAAGATCCTTGGGAGCGACTCAGAGAGCTAAAGAAGGCGATGCCAAATACGCCACAGCAGATGCTACTTCGTGGTCAAAATCTGCTTGGTTACCGTCATTATGCAGATGATCTGGTACATAAGTTTGTCGAAAGGGCCCACATTAACGGTGTGGATGTCTTTCGAATTTTCGATGCCATGAACGATGTTCGCAATCTGGAAACCGCAGTAAAGTCTGTTATTGAAGTTGGCGCACATGCGCAGGGAACTATCTCTTATACAACCAGCCCGGTTCATACCCTCGAGACCTGGACCGATATGGCTAAGCGTTTGGAAGATATGGGCTGTCATTCATTATGCATTAAGGATATGGCTGGATTGCTTAAGCCCTACGATGCGTTCGATATGATTAGTCAGATTAAATCTGAAACAGATCTGATAGTTTCAATGCAGTGTCATGCGACGACAGGGTTAAGTTCGGCGACATACCTTAAGGCCATTGAGGCTGGGATTGATGTGCTGGACACCGCCATTTCGCCGATGAGCCAGACCTATGGACACAGTGCAACAGAGACGTTAGTTGCTATGGTGGAGGGGACAGAGAGAGCTACTGGTTACGATATGGCTTTGCTCGAAGAGATTGCCGCTTATTTTAGAGATGTACGAAAGAAGTATGCTCAGTTCGAAGGTGAGTTAAAGGGGATCGATTCTCGGATTTTACGAGCTCAGGTACCAGGCGGCATGTTAACCAATATGGAAAGTCAGCTTAAAGAGCAAGGGGCTGCCGATAAATTAGACCAAGTACTGGAGGAGATCCCAAGAGTACGTGAAGACTTAGGCTTCCTGCCATTGGTTACCCCTACATCACAAATTGTGGGCACTCAAGCTGTGATTAATGTATTGACCGGAGAACGTTATAAGTCGCTGACTAAAGAGACCGAAGGCGTGCTTAAAGGAGAGTATGGTGCGACACCTGCGCCTGTCAATGCAACACTTCAAGCCAAGGTTCTCGATGGCGCCGAAGCCATCACCTGCCGTCCCGCAGATCTGTTGACTTCCGAGTTTGAAAATCTTAGCGCTGAACTCCTTGAGAAGGCGCGCAGTGAAGGGCTAACACTGGCTAAAGAGTTAGCCGATGATGTGTTGACCTATGCGCTGTTTCCGCAAATAGGCCTCAAGTTTATCAAGAATCGTAATAACCCCGATATGTTCGAGCCTAAGCCTGGGGCTACGGCACAAGCTGAGGTACAAGCGAGTTCTGCAACGGCTTCGGGTACTGATCGCGGTCCCGAGACATATACGGTAAATGTACAGGGCCAAAGTTTCGTCGTTGAGGTCTCTCCCGGTGGTGATATCAATCAAATTACCCCCAGTGAGAACGTGGTTCCTTTCGTGGCACCTCAAGCAAGTTCCGCTGCGGTTCAAGCGCCTGCGGGCGAAATAAAATTAGAGATGAATGCACCCTTATCCGGCAATATATTTAAGGTCAATGTTCAAACCGGCGATGCCGTTCGCGAAGGTGATGTGGTTATTATCTTAGAAGCGATGAAGATGGAAACCGAAATCAGGGCCCAGTCTGATGGTGTCATCAGCAAAGTATGGGTAAAAGAGGGGGACTCTGTCTCCGTTGGTAATCAATTAATTGGCATAGCTTAG
- a CDS encoding sodium ion-translocating decarboxylase subunit beta, which produces MEGLIAFWSESGIANFTPGQLLMMGVGALLLYLSIVRGFEPLLLLPIGFGAILANIPNGGFTEEGGLLYFAYHVGIETGVFPLLIFMGVGALTDFGALIANPKMLLLGAAAQFGIFATLIGAIALNFVPGFEFSMQDAGAIAIIGGADGPTAIFLASKLAPELLGAIAVAAYSYMALVPIIQPPIMKLLTTESERQIKMEQLREVSKKEKIIFPLMVLGLTILFLPAATPLVGMFCLGNLMRESGVVDRLSSTAQNELINIVTIFLGLAVGSKLSADQFLQLETLGILLLGAVAFAIGTATGVLMAKLMCKLSGGKINPLIGAAGVSAVPMAARVVNKVGLESNQHNFLLMHAMGPNVAGVLGSAVAAGVLIAVLG; this is translated from the coding sequence ATGGAAGGATTAATTGCATTTTGGTCTGAGTCAGGCATTGCAAATTTTACCCCTGGGCAGCTACTGATGATGGGGGTAGGAGCCTTGCTTCTGTACCTTTCGATTGTGAGAGGCTTCGAACCTTTACTTCTACTGCCTATTGGGTTTGGTGCTATTTTAGCCAATATTCCCAATGGAGGCTTCACGGAGGAGGGAGGGCTACTCTATTTTGCTTATCATGTTGGGATTGAAACGGGAGTATTTCCGTTGCTCATCTTCATGGGGGTCGGTGCGCTGACCGATTTCGGTGCCTTGATAGCCAACCCTAAGATGTTGCTTCTGGGAGCCGCAGCCCAATTTGGTATCTTTGCCACATTAATCGGTGCTATCGCCCTTAATTTTGTCCCTGGGTTTGAATTTTCCATGCAAGATGCCGGTGCCATCGCCATTATTGGTGGTGCCGATGGCCCCACGGCTATTTTCTTAGCCTCAAAACTTGCACCTGAGTTGTTGGGGGCTATTGCTGTTGCAGCGTATTCTTATATGGCTCTGGTTCCGATAATTCAGCCGCCAATCATGAAGTTGCTAACGACAGAGTCTGAACGTCAGATAAAGATGGAGCAACTGCGCGAAGTGAGTAAGAAAGAGAAGATCATCTTTCCGCTTATGGTGCTGGGGTTAACTATTCTGTTCCTGCCTGCAGCGACACCATTGGTGGGCATGTTTTGTCTGGGCAATTTGATGCGTGAGTCTGGTGTTGTAGACAGATTATCGAGCACGGCTCAAAATGAGCTGATCAACATAGTGACCATCTTCCTGGGTTTAGCCGTGGGTTCTAAACTCTCTGCGGATCAATTTTTACAGCTCGAGACATTAGGTATCTTGCTCCTTGGCGCCGTTGCATTTGCAATCGGCACCGCCACCGGGGTGTTGATGGCTAAACTTATGTGTAAATTGTCTGGTGGGAAGATCAACCCGTTAATAGGTGCTGCGGGTGTCTCTGCGGTCCCGATGGCTGCACGGGTTGTGAACAAGGTAGGTTTAGAGTCAAATCAACATAACTTCTTGTTGATGCACGCTATGGGGCCTAATGTTGCCGGTGTGCTGGGTTCGGCTGTCGCGGCAGGTGTATTGATTGCAGTATTGGGCTAA